Proteins from one Bifidobacterium sp. ESL0732 genomic window:
- the rpsD gene encoding 30S ribosomal protein S4, with protein MTNIQRSRRQVRLSRALGIALTPKAQRIFEKRPYAPGEHGRTRRRTESDYAVRLREKQRLRAQYGVSEKQLRAAYEKGTHTKGQTGDAMLVDLETRLDALVLRAGFARTTAQARQYVVHRHIMVDGNVVDRPSYRVKPGQTIQVKPKSQTMVPFQIAAEGVHRDVLPAVPGYLDVNLASLKATLTRKPETKEIPVEVNIQYVVEFYAR; from the coding sequence ATGACTAACATTCAGCGTTCTCGCCGTCAGGTGCGCCTTTCGCGTGCCCTCGGCATCGCACTGACCCCTAAGGCTCAGCGCATCTTTGAGAAGCGTCCGTACGCTCCTGGTGAGCATGGCCGCACGCGTCGCCGCACTGAATCCGATTACGCGGTTCGTCTGCGCGAGAAGCAGCGTCTGCGCGCCCAGTACGGCGTCTCCGAGAAGCAGCTTCGTGCAGCTTATGAAAAGGGCACCCATACCAAGGGCCAGACCGGTGATGCAATGCTCGTCGATCTCGAGACCCGTCTCGACGCTCTGGTGCTCCGCGCAGGCTTCGCCCGCACGACCGCCCAGGCACGTCAGTATGTCGTGCACCGTCACATCATGGTCGACGGCAACGTGGTGGACCGTCCGTCCTACCGCGTCAAGCCCGGCCAGACCATCCAGGTCAAGCCGAAGAGCCAGACCATGGTTCCCTTCCAGATTGCCGCTGAAGGCGTGCACCGCGATGTGCTGCCTGCAGTCCCCGGATACCTGGACGTCAACCTCGCCTCTCTCAAGGCGACTCTCACCCGCAAGCCGGAGACCAAAGAGATCCCGGTCGAGGTCAACATTCAGTACGTCGTCGAGTTCTACGCTCGCTGA
- the trpX gene encoding tryptophan ABC transporter substrate-binding protein, with protein MSEKEHRSPSTLVTAAVTAVAVVVVGVAMYFVGEHSVKKTTSQTAATAQTQTVKKVGILQTMSHPALDQIHQGVIDGLKKGGYVEGKNLEVTSMNGEGDQSKLATMSQQLVNKKPDALCGIATGATQALANTTKDIPIMLGAVTDPVAAGVVKDLKHPGGNITGVSNVPPLKAQLELARKLLPKAKSVGFLYNSDEVNAKSQVDHADAIAKKMGLETKRFAVPTSNEIAQTVQIMSGQVDFIFIPNDNAIANAMPTVTQEANKKHEPVIVAADTMVKQGAVATIAPSQYDFGLKTGEMMADVLSGKSKTATTPVYVFNGGDVYINKKEADLNGITVPDSVMKNAKVVGEEGSNK; from the coding sequence ATGTCCGAAAAAGAACATCGTTCACCAAGCACGCTGGTAACCGCTGCAGTTACGGCGGTAGCAGTGGTCGTCGTCGGTGTCGCCATGTATTTCGTAGGTGAGCACAGTGTGAAAAAGACCACTAGCCAAACGGCCGCGACCGCACAGACGCAAACAGTCAAGAAGGTCGGCATCTTACAGACCATGAGTCATCCGGCACTCGACCAGATCCATCAAGGCGTCATCGACGGCCTCAAAAAGGGCGGCTATGTCGAAGGCAAGAACCTCGAAGTCACCAGCATGAACGGCGAAGGCGACCAGAGCAAGCTCGCCACCATGAGCCAGCAGCTCGTCAACAAGAAGCCCGACGCGCTGTGCGGCATCGCCACCGGTGCCACGCAGGCTCTGGCCAACACCACCAAGGACATCCCGATCATGCTCGGAGCGGTCACCGACCCGGTCGCCGCAGGCGTGGTCAAGGACCTCAAACACCCTGGCGGCAACATCACCGGAGTCTCCAACGTCCCACCGCTCAAAGCACAGCTGGAACTCGCCCGCAAACTCCTGCCAAAAGCGAAGTCGGTCGGCTTCCTTTATAACTCCGACGAGGTCAACGCCAAATCACAGGTCGATCACGCCGACGCCATCGCCAAGAAAATGGGGCTTGAGACCAAGCGCTTCGCGGTTCCGACCAGCAATGAGATCGCCCAGACCGTGCAGATCATGAGCGGCCAAGTCGATTTCATCTTCATCCCCAACGACAACGCCATCGCCAACGCGATGCCTACCGTCACGCAAGAGGCCAACAAGAAGCATGAACCCGTCATCGTGGCCGCCGACACCATGGTCAAGCAGGGTGCCGTCGCCACCATCGCCCCCAGTCAGTACGACTTCGGCCTGAAAACCGGCGAAATGATGGCCGACGTGTTGAGCGGCAAATCCAAGACCGCTACCACACCCGTCTACGTGTTCAACGGTGGCGACGTCTACATCAATAAGAAGGAAGCAGACCTCAACGGCATCACCGTCCCCGACTCGGTGATGAAGAATGCGAAGGTCGTCGGCGAGGAAGGCAGCAACAAATGA
- a CDS encoding ABC transporter permease → MIISSIGQGMLWSMLGLGIFMTYRILGFPDMTTEGSFPLGGAVCVAAITMGVNPFLATLLGVLAGMCAGLVTGLLYTKGKIPVVLAGILVMSALNSVMLFVMKSPNLSLLNLPKIQDVFRPLNLPENYDTVFIGLLAVTIVIGLMSLFFNTEFGQAYIATGDNESMAKSLGIHTERMTNVGLMLSNGLIALSGALISQHDGYADVSKGVGTIVIGLSSIIIGEVLFGELSFFQRMLATVVGSIIYQLLILLVIRLGFDTTYLKFFSAVVLSLCMLIPQFKRALHLTTGFEKYFKKDDTVVSSGKANS, encoded by the coding sequence ATGATCATCTCATCAATCGGCCAGGGCATGCTGTGGAGCATGCTCGGCCTCGGCATTTTCATGACCTACCGTATCCTCGGATTCCCCGATATGACTACGGAAGGCTCGTTCCCGCTGGGAGGCGCGGTGTGCGTGGCGGCCATCACCATGGGCGTCAACCCGTTCCTCGCCACCCTGCTCGGAGTCCTGGCCGGCATGTGTGCGGGACTGGTGACCGGTCTTCTCTACACGAAAGGCAAGATTCCCGTGGTTCTCGCCGGCATTCTGGTGATGTCCGCATTGAACTCCGTGATGCTGTTCGTCATGAAATCACCGAACCTTTCTCTGCTGAACCTGCCGAAGATCCAGGACGTCTTCCGTCCGCTGAACCTGCCGGAAAACTACGACACCGTCTTCATTGGGCTTTTGGCCGTGACCATCGTCATTGGCCTGATGTCCCTGTTCTTCAACACCGAATTCGGCCAGGCCTACATCGCCACCGGAGACAACGAATCCATGGCTAAATCGCTCGGCATTCATACTGAACGTATGACAAATGTGGGGCTTATGCTCTCCAACGGACTGATTGCGCTTTCCGGTGCGCTCATCAGCCAGCATGACGGCTACGCCGACGTGAGCAAGGGCGTGGGCACCATCGTCATCGGCCTCTCCTCCATCATCATCGGCGAAGTCCTCTTTGGCGAACTCTCCTTCTTCCAACGCATGCTCGCCACCGTGGTCGGCAGCATCATCTATCAGCTCCTAATTCTGCTGGTCATCCGACTTGGCTTCGACACCACGTATTTGAAGTTCTTCTCTGCCGTCGTGCTCTCGCTGTGCATGCTTATCCCGCAGTTCAAGCGGGCGTTGCACCTGACCACAGGTTTCGAGAAATACTTCAAGAAGGATGACACTGTAGTGTCCAGCGGAAAGGCAAACTCATGA
- a CDS encoding DUF948 domain-containing protein has protein sequence MSIGDIAGLIAAIAFAVLAGFLIYPLIRLGKLFDQLAQTVKDSGDHAIPALDEGVTTVRQVNKSLEDVNKISSAASTTAGNIGALTDLYGSFLGKPVIKLASSFYALKSTAQSFMHQKGAGSAGDATKPKATAAKPKGGKE, from the coding sequence ATGAGTATTGGGGACATCGCAGGGCTTATCGCCGCCATAGCATTCGCTGTGCTGGCGGGGTTCCTGATCTATCCGCTCATCAGGCTGGGCAAGCTGTTCGACCAGCTCGCGCAGACCGTCAAGGATTCCGGCGATCACGCCATCCCCGCGCTTGACGAAGGCGTGACCACGGTACGTCAGGTCAACAAGTCGCTTGAGGATGTCAACAAGATTTCCTCGGCTGCTTCCACGACTGCCGGCAACATCGGAGCATTGACCGATCTTTATGGTTCGTTCCTGGGCAAGCCGGTCATCAAACTGGCTTCGTCCTTCTATGCTTTGAAATCCACCGCGCAAAGCTTCATGCATCAGAAAGGCGCAGGTTCGGCAGGGGATGCCACTAAGCCCAAAGCCACTGCAGCGAAGCCGAAAGGCGGCAAGGAGTAA
- a CDS encoding ATP-binding cassette domain-containing protein, with the protein MKDETLIKSNKTDAALTASAAEMQDVSDLKDIRLAVEHCSVRVDNGMNDTKEILTDANLAVKPGDFITVLGGNGAGKSTLFNVIAGGIHPTTGRVLLNGEDVTSTSQETHAKYIARVFQDPKMGTAPRMTVAENLLLATRRGQPRRFKMREMAANHDRFYELCKGIGNGLEEHLNTPAGNLSGGQRQALSLIMATITKPDLLLLDEHTAALDPKTSKQLMAITASTINDQHLTCLMITHRLDDALKYGNRLIVLQKGQIARDLNAEEKKKLTMSDLLEFFEDGF; encoded by the coding sequence ATGAAAGACGAGACCTTGATCAAATCCAACAAAACCGATGCTGCGTTGACCGCCAGTGCGGCCGAGATGCAGGATGTCAGCGACCTGAAGGATATTCGCCTCGCAGTCGAACACTGCTCGGTGAGAGTCGATAACGGGATGAACGATACCAAGGAAATCCTGACCGACGCCAACCTCGCGGTGAAACCAGGAGATTTCATCACCGTGCTCGGCGGCAACGGCGCAGGGAAAAGCACCCTGTTCAACGTCATCGCCGGCGGCATCCACCCCACAACCGGGCGTGTGCTGCTCAACGGTGAAGACGTCACCTCGACCTCGCAAGAGACACACGCGAAGTACATCGCCCGGGTATTCCAAGACCCGAAGATGGGTACGGCACCACGTATGACAGTGGCGGAAAACCTGCTGCTCGCGACTCGACGCGGCCAGCCACGACGCTTCAAGATGCGCGAGATGGCGGCCAACCACGACCGTTTCTACGAGCTCTGCAAAGGCATCGGCAACGGGCTTGAGGAACATCTGAACACCCCTGCCGGCAATCTTTCCGGCGGCCAGCGTCAGGCACTGAGCCTCATCATGGCAACCATCACCAAACCAGACCTGCTGCTGCTCGACGAGCACACCGCGGCCCTCGACCCGAAGACCTCCAAGCAGCTCATGGCCATCACTGCGAGCACCATCAACGACCAACACCTGACTTGCCTGATGATCACCCACCGGCTCGATGACGCCCTCAAATATGGCAACCGCCTCATCGTACTGCAAAAAGGCCAGATCGCGCGCGACCTGAACGCCGAAGAGAAGAAGAAACTGACCATGAGCGACTTGCTTGAGTTCTTCGAAGACGGGTTCTAA
- the trpX gene encoding tryptophan ABC transporter substrate-binding protein, whose amino-acid sequence MSNENHQASHGRALTATIIVIILILVGGFTYQLGRRHALADDTGTSTSQHALKRVGILQYVSHPALNQIHKGVVDELEKEGFIDGKNIQIMDQNGQADQSKLATMSEQLVNKKADVLVGIATPAAQALANATSTTPIVLGAVTDPVAAGLVNDMKAPGKNITGVSDQPPVASEIKLGKELMPQAKTVGMLYSSTEDNSKSQVDTATKAATKLGLQVKKFAVPSSNEIAQAVQVMSGQVDFIYIPLDNTIANAMPTVTEEANKQNKPVITSVDTMVTQGGLATIGVNQYQLGIQTGKMAADILKGKSKPATTPVYTFSTGDTIINKEQAQRLGINVPEKLMKNAKLVTTDVGKK is encoded by the coding sequence ATGAGCAACGAAAACCACCAAGCCTCACACGGAAGGGCGCTGACGGCGACCATCATCGTCATCATCCTCATCCTCGTCGGCGGCTTCACCTACCAACTCGGCCGGCGACATGCGCTGGCCGACGACACCGGCACGTCGACCTCGCAACATGCGCTGAAGCGTGTCGGCATCCTCCAATATGTCAGCCACCCCGCATTGAACCAGATTCACAAGGGCGTGGTCGATGAGTTGGAAAAGGAAGGCTTCATCGACGGCAAGAACATCCAGATTATGGACCAGAACGGGCAGGCCGACCAAAGCAAACTCGCCACGATGAGCGAGCAGCTGGTCAACAAAAAGGCCGATGTATTGGTCGGCATCGCCACCCCAGCCGCACAGGCGCTGGCCAACGCAACCAGTACCACCCCGATTGTCCTCGGCGCGGTCACCGACCCCGTCGCAGCAGGGTTGGTTAATGACATGAAGGCTCCCGGCAAGAACATCACCGGCGTCTCCGACCAGCCGCCCGTTGCCTCGGAAATCAAGCTCGGCAAGGAACTGATGCCACAGGCAAAGACGGTGGGTATGCTTTATTCCTCTACCGAAGACAATTCCAAGTCGCAGGTCGATACGGCAACGAAGGCCGCCACGAAACTCGGGTTGCAGGTCAAGAAATTCGCAGTGCCATCCAGTAACGAAATCGCTCAGGCCGTTCAAGTGATGAGCGGACAGGTCGATTTCATCTACATACCGCTGGACAACACCATCGCCAATGCCATGCCAACCGTCACCGAAGAGGCCAACAAACAGAACAAGCCGGTCATTACCTCAGTGGACACCATGGTCACCCAAGGAGGACTCGCCACCATTGGCGTCAACCAATACCAGCTGGGGATCCAAACCGGCAAGATGGCCGCAGACATTCTCAAAGGCAAGAGCAAACCGGCAACCACGCCCGTCTATACCTTCTCCACTGGTGACACCATCATCAACAAGGAGCAGGCGCAGCGCCTCGGCATCAATGTGCCGGAAAAGCTCATGAAAAACGCCAAGCTCGTCACCACTGATGTCGGCAAGAAATAG
- a CDS encoding sugar porter family MFS transporter, with the protein MMSTSSKQPDTASKGKTGEATGSVILIAFITSIGGFLFGFDNGSISSSIGFLTTKFHLSAAGTGWVTSCITVGCIIGVIFAGRLSDLFGRKKVLVAVAALFIIGATGEAIAPNVVFLVVARMMVGFGIGLETTVAPLYIGEVSPARIRGRLVSFNQLFNVIGNLVIFSVSAAVISMHAEAWNVQYSWRTIFIIGIIPALILIVCLRFIPESPRWLIQQGRTEDARKAIGRIFTDEKAVDEEMERINVVIASEEKPKISEIFAPRMRRRLLIVTGVPFFMQLTGITAVFYYAPEIFKTAGFGSNAAVQSTVLVGVAMVAGTLLSVWIIDKVGRRPLLLFGSVGMAILLGLIAWLFTVAHPNGPLLIALLLAYVIVWSVSFGTVSYVLPGEMYPTRIRGLGQSANTFSQWIFTFLVAQLFPILVDKYGSMVTFAGLAVFSVLAFFFCYVLVPETKQKPLEQLELELSK; encoded by the coding sequence ATGATGAGTACATCATCAAAGCAGCCAGACACTGCTTCAAAAGGTAAAACCGGGGAGGCGACCGGCTCGGTCATATTAATCGCCTTTATCACTTCGATTGGTGGCTTCCTTTTTGGTTTTGATAATGGAAGTATCTCCAGCTCGATCGGTTTTTTGACGACCAAATTCCATCTTTCTGCAGCCGGCACAGGTTGGGTGACTTCCTGCATCACTGTAGGCTGCATTATCGGCGTGATTTTCGCAGGTCGTCTTTCCGATTTGTTCGGACGCAAGAAGGTCTTGGTCGCCGTCGCAGCACTGTTCATCATTGGTGCTACAGGTGAGGCCATTGCCCCTAATGTCGTGTTCCTCGTGGTTGCCCGTATGATGGTCGGTTTCGGCATTGGTTTGGAGACGACGGTGGCACCGTTGTATATCGGTGAGGTTTCACCTGCTCGTATTCGTGGTCGTCTGGTTTCTTTCAACCAGCTCTTCAATGTCATCGGCAATCTGGTCATCTTCTCGGTGTCCGCGGCTGTCATTAGCATGCATGCCGAAGCGTGGAATGTTCAGTACAGCTGGAGAACTATCTTCATTATCGGCATCATTCCTGCTCTCATTCTTATCGTCTGCCTTCGTTTCATTCCTGAAAGCCCGCGTTGGCTTATTCAGCAGGGACGCACTGAAGATGCTCGCAAGGCCATTGGCCGCATCTTCACCGATGAAAAGGCTGTTGACGAAGAGATGGAACGTATCAACGTCGTCATCGCTTCTGAGGAAAAACCAAAGATTTCCGAGATTTTCGCTCCCCGTATGCGTCGTCGCTTGCTCATCGTCACTGGAGTGCCTTTCTTTATGCAGCTGACAGGCATCACCGCAGTTTTCTACTATGCTCCTGAAATCTTCAAGACCGCCGGCTTCGGAAGCAACGCGGCGGTGCAGAGCACGGTTCTGGTTGGTGTCGCGATGGTAGCCGGTACGCTTCTCTCCGTATGGATCATTGATAAGGTGGGAAGGCGTCCGCTTCTTCTGTTCGGCTCCGTCGGTATGGCTATCCTTTTGGGCCTTATCGCTTGGCTCTTTACCGTGGCCCATCCGAATGGTCCTCTACTGATTGCGCTGCTTTTGGCCTATGTCATCGTCTGGAGCGTAAGCTTCGGTACGGTCTCCTACGTTCTGCCGGGTGAGATGTATCCGACACGTATCCGTGGTCTGGGACAGTCGGCCAACACCTTCTCACAATGGATTTTCACTTTCCTTGTCGCACAGCTGTTTCCGATTCTTGTTGACAAGTATGGCTCCATGGTCACATTTGCCGGCTTGGCTGTGTTCTCCGTCCTCGCTTTCTTCTTCTGCTATGTTCTCGTGCCAGAGACCAAGCAGAAGCCGTTGGAACAACTCGAACTGGAGCTTTCCAAGTAA
- a CDS encoding histidine phosphatase family protein, with translation MLLHLHLVRHGQTYFNRYNRLQGWSNSPLTDSGIADAGKAGAKLKDFDFAAAYCSDTTRAEQTAARILDINEQNGHTRPKLVADMHFREQFYGYFEGQDMNMAWWAAGAPHGAKTYNQIIEKYGLKGTRDFLKEADPFHDAESDDEYWERVEGGFALIAANASLKDGDDVLQISHGNTLLSLMHRFAGPGYDLSERPANGSVTTLDFDTNKPIGNAVTVVAYNQ, from the coding sequence ATGTTGTTGCATCTTCATCTTGTCCGCCATGGGCAGACCTATTTCAATCGCTATAACCGTTTGCAGGGTTGGTCGAATTCACCATTGACCGATTCCGGCATTGCCGACGCAGGCAAGGCTGGAGCGAAACTCAAGGATTTCGATTTCGCTGCCGCCTATTGCTCCGACACGACCCGTGCCGAGCAGACCGCAGCCCGAATCCTTGATATCAACGAGCAGAATGGCCACACGCGCCCAAAGCTGGTCGCCGATATGCACTTTCGTGAGCAGTTCTATGGCTATTTCGAAGGTCAGGATATGAATATGGCATGGTGGGCCGCCGGCGCTCCGCACGGTGCCAAGACCTATAACCAGATCATCGAAAAATATGGACTCAAAGGCACCCGAGATTTCCTCAAGGAAGCCGACCCTTTCCACGACGCCGAAAGTGACGACGAATACTGGGAGCGTGTCGAAGGCGGGTTTGCGCTGATTGCCGCGAATGCCAGTCTCAAGGATGGCGACGACGTCCTCCAGATCTCCCACGGCAACACACTCTTGAGTCTGATGCACCGCTTCGCCGGCCCGGGCTACGACCTTTCCGAACGTCCGGCCAACGGAAGCGTCACAACATTGGATTTCGACACCAACAAACCAATCGGGAACGCGGTGACGGTAGTCGCCTATAATCAATGA
- a CDS encoding phage holin family protein — translation MTRFFTRWIILTIAAATMVLLIPSMQPIGTPPILGIAVFALFLALVNAVIRPILNVVTQVFALPLSIMSLGLISIILLLVVNWLCMRLASWLAVSLFGVGVYISGFFASIIGTIIMSIVSAIVDAVIGE, via the coding sequence ATGACACGATTCTTCACCCGCTGGATCATCCTGACCATTGCCGCTGCCACGATGGTGCTGCTCATCCCGAGTATGCAGCCAATCGGTACTCCCCCGATTCTAGGCATTGCCGTATTCGCGCTGTTCCTGGCACTGGTCAATGCCGTCATCCGGCCGATTCTCAACGTAGTCACGCAGGTTTTCGCTCTTCCGCTTTCGATCATGTCGCTGGGGTTGATCTCGATCATCCTGCTCTTGGTCGTCAACTGGCTATGCATGCGGTTGGCTTCGTGGCTGGCGGTGTCGCTATTTGGCGTAGGCGTTTATATTTCGGGCTTCTTCGCCTCGATAATCGGCACCATCATCATGTCGATCGTCTCCGCCATCGTCGATGCCGTTATCGGCGAGTGA
- a CDS encoding UvrD-helicase domain-containing protein encodes MAQDPDLIARSSEELVGDLNPQQAKAVQYRGPALLIGAGAGSGKTRVLTRRVAWILSQFGAWPSQILAITFTNKAAAEMRERLEALIGPVAEHMWISTFHSACVRILRRDGKTIGLNSGFSIYDTADSQRLIKLIGTGLNVDLKRYTPRAILGQISDYKNKLVGWKELLNTYAPDYKPGQQGYQMGRADNADAVYAVIYAEYQYRLAAANAVDFDDLIVRTVELLHDHPEVADCYHHKFRYILVDEYQDTNHAQYQLVRELSGIDSADRPALGSMAGNQPTAGREGPAWVTVVGDSDQSIYAFRGADISNIQDFEKDFPGALTIMLEQNYRSTQTILDAANAVISKNTGRKPKKLWTSLGKGDPIVGYAADNAQQEGGWIANEIANLKSENGYRYSDMAIMYRANAQSRALEEALINAGIPYQLVGGTKFYERREVKDAIAYLQAITNPADSVNMRRIMNTPKRGLGARAESMVASFAEAHDMPFWGGIEQMDEIPDLPTRTRTKLGEFQDLMRGLMQFASDHNSKPSEIVAEVLNQSKLLEELQRSTDPQDESRVENLSQLQSVAAEFEQKTPDATLSGFLETTALVADSDQLPGEGEDSGKVTLMTLHTAKGLEYPVVFLTGMEQGTFPHSRSLEDEQELSEERRLAYVGITRAKQRLYVTRAAVRSQWGQANDMMPSQFLDEIPDELIEWKRREAGVERMRSSWSSGGDGDFDDEFGGWEDDDGFSSGSTFGGSGSSSYGGSRGSRRSGYGSSYSSRSGYGSHSSGGSSYGSRSRSHSLYGAGSDYRSSSSRSGYGSRSSGGSSYGSHSDYGSSSYSLGSRTRGGKVTTRRTTPKSASRSVPASSLKKDNKLSIADFSIGDKITHDQYGLGTVVDTQDKGRNSIITVDFGSDGVKRLMLRVAPIEKL; translated from the coding sequence GTGGCACAGGATCCGGATTTGATTGCACGAAGCTCCGAGGAACTTGTCGGTGATTTGAACCCGCAGCAGGCCAAGGCGGTGCAGTATCGCGGGCCAGCGCTGTTGATTGGGGCAGGTGCCGGCTCTGGCAAGACGCGCGTGCTGACACGTCGAGTGGCGTGGATTCTTTCCCAATTCGGGGCCTGGCCCAGCCAGATCTTGGCCATCACCTTCACCAACAAGGCCGCTGCCGAAATGCGCGAGCGCTTGGAAGCCTTGATTGGTCCAGTTGCCGAGCATATGTGGATTTCGACGTTCCATTCCGCTTGCGTGCGCATTTTGCGACGCGACGGCAAAACCATCGGTCTCAATTCCGGCTTCTCCATCTATGACACCGCCGACAGCCAACGGCTGATTAAGCTCATTGGTACCGGCCTCAACGTCGATCTGAAGCGTTATACGCCTCGTGCCATTCTTGGCCAGATTTCCGATTACAAGAACAAACTGGTCGGATGGAAAGAACTGCTCAATACTTACGCACCCGATTACAAGCCTGGCCAGCAAGGCTATCAGATGGGACGTGCCGACAACGCAGATGCGGTGTATGCCGTGATATACGCGGAATACCAGTATCGCTTGGCCGCGGCGAACGCCGTGGATTTCGATGATCTGATCGTGCGCACGGTCGAGCTGCTGCACGACCACCCGGAAGTCGCGGATTGCTATCATCACAAATTCCGTTACATCTTGGTCGATGAATACCAGGACACCAACCACGCCCAGTACCAGCTGGTGCGTGAGCTTTCCGGCATCGACAGCGCCGATCGACCGGCGCTGGGCTCGATGGCAGGAAACCAGCCAACCGCAGGGCGTGAAGGCCCGGCTTGGGTGACCGTTGTCGGCGATTCGGACCAGTCCATCTACGCCTTCCGTGGCGCCGATATCAGCAATATCCAGGACTTCGAGAAGGATTTTCCGGGCGCCCTCACGATTATGCTGGAGCAGAACTACCGTTCTACGCAGACCATCCTCGACGCGGCCAACGCCGTCATTTCCAAGAACACTGGACGCAAGCCCAAGAAACTCTGGACATCGCTCGGCAAGGGCGACCCGATTGTCGGCTATGCGGCCGACAACGCCCAGCAGGAGGGCGGTTGGATCGCCAACGAAATCGCCAACCTAAAAAGTGAGAACGGCTATCGCTATTCCGACATGGCCATCATGTATCGCGCCAACGCCCAGTCGCGCGCGCTGGAAGAGGCGCTGATCAATGCTGGCATTCCCTACCAGCTCGTCGGCGGCACGAAATTCTATGAACGTCGCGAGGTCAAGGATGCCATCGCCTACTTGCAGGCCATTACCAATCCCGCTGATTCCGTAAACATGCGCCGCATCATGAACACGCCCAAGCGCGGCCTTGGTGCCCGAGCTGAATCGATGGTCGCGAGCTTCGCTGAGGCGCACGACATGCCGTTCTGGGGCGGCATCGAACAGATGGACGAGATTCCCGATCTGCCTACGCGCACGCGCACCAAGCTCGGCGAATTCCAGGATCTGATGCGAGGACTGATGCAGTTTGCCTCAGATCATAATTCCAAGCCTTCCGAGATCGTCGCCGAAGTGCTCAACCAGTCCAAGCTGCTCGAAGAGCTGCAACGTTCCACCGATCCGCAGGACGAGTCGCGCGTCGAGAACCTTTCGCAGCTGCAGTCCGTGGCAGCCGAGTTCGAGCAGAAGACGCCCGATGCCACGCTGTCCGGGTTCCTTGAGACCACGGCGTTGGTCGCCGATTCCGATCAGCTTCCCGGCGAAGGGGAGGACAGCGGCAAAGTCACGCTGATGACGCTGCACACCGCCAAGGGCCTGGAGTATCCGGTCGTCTTTTTGACCGGCATGGAACAAGGCACGTTCCCGCATTCGCGCTCGCTGGAGGACGAGCAGGAGCTTTCGGAAGAGCGTCGTCTGGCTTATGTCGGCATCACCCGCGCCAAGCAACGGCTCTACGTCACCCGCGCGGCCGTGCGCTCGCAGTGGGGCCAGGCCAACGACATGATGCCCAGCCAGTTCCTCGACGAGATTCCCGACGAGCTAATCGAATGGAAACGCCGCGAGGCCGGTGTGGAACGCATGCGTTCCAGCTGGAGTTCAGGCGGTGACGGAGATTTCGATGACGAGTTCGGCGGCTGGGAGGATGACGACGGTTTCTCGTCTGGCTCTACGTTCGGTGGTTCCGGTTCCTCGTCGTATGGCGGTTCGCGCGGTTCCAGGCGTTCCGGCTACGGTTCGTCGTACAGTTCCCGTTCAGGCTATGGTTCCCACTCGTCCGGCGGTTCGTCGTATGGCTCGCGTTCTCGTTCGCACTCGCTCTACGGCGCGGGTTCGGACTATCGGAGCTCCTCGTCGCGTTCCGGTTACGGTTCCCGTTCTTCAGGCGGCTCGTCGTATGGCTCTCATTCCGACTATGGCTCGTCCTCGTACTCTTTGGGCTCGCGCACTCGCGGTGGCAAAGTGACCACTCGCCGTACTACGCCTAAATCAGCCTCGCGCTCGGTGCCGGCCTCGTCGCTCAAAAAAGACAACAAGCTGAGCATCGCCGACTTCTCGATCGGCGATAAGATTACTCACGACCAATACGGCTTAGGCACCGTCGTCGACACGCAGGACAAGGGCCGCAACTCCATCATCACGGTCGATTTCGGCTCCGACGGTGTCAAGCGCCTGATGCTCCGTGTCGCCCCGATCGAGAAATTGTGA